DNA from Sulfurimonas gotlandica GD1:
GTCCTAACGTTGAGAGTTTTTCTCCTGCTTATGAGATTAAAACAGGAACAACAAATGTACAACCTGCTGCAATTGACGCAAATGGAAATGCAATTTCAGCCGGTAATATTGGTGTAATGTTTAACGAAGTTGGAGAAGCTTTTTCTCTGCAACAAGATCAAGGTGTCTGGGTTTCATTTCTAAGCTCTAGTTTAACAGCAGGTACAGTTATTGCAAATACAGCTATGGATATAACTTTTAACATAGACCCAGAACTAGGTATAGCAGGTAATGCAGTTAATATCACAGCAGCGGCAGGAGCAACAGTAGCAGAGACGGCTAATAATTATGTATCTGCTATCAATGCTCAAACTGCTATCACCGGTATTACAGCATCTGTTGATGCTTCTCAGGTTATAACTTTAATAAATAATAATGGATCATCATCTGCTTCTCATAATATAAACCTTGCCACAGTTACTTCTGGTTCAGGCTTGGCAACAGGAACTAGTACTACAGCACATAGATACCAGTACAATACATCTTCTGCTGCAAGTCTTGCTGGTGGTGATAAAACTTTTACATCTATGGCTGATTTAAGAAAATGGATGGAAGACGAAGCTAACAATCAGGGTGGTGCTACTAACGGTATTACTATTGCAGTTAATGATGCAGGAAAATTTGTCATTCAAAATCCAAACAGTGGCGTAGATGATTATGATATGAATCTAAAAGTTACAGCATATACTAATAAGACATCCGGGTCTGTTGTAACTTCAAACACTCGCTTTACTAGAAATATGGAAGCGATGAACTCAGTTTTACCAAAAGCTAGTGGTGGTCAAGCATTTTCACAAAGTTTTAATGCGGCTACTCACTCAAGCTCTATTGATATTTTTGATTCACTTGGTTCTAAGCATACACTTAGAATGGAGTTTAGAAAAACTGCACTTGATACATCAACTGGTAGTTCATGGGCTATGCTCGTAAGTGTTCCAGCACCTGCAACAATTGATACAACTGCCCCGTTGGATGAAAAAACTGGTTCTATCCGTTTTAATAATGATGGTTCATTAGCAACTTATAATCCGCCAAATATCTCTTTCTCAGGAAACAATGGTTCTGCACCAGATCAGCAAGTATCACTTAGTTTTGGTACTGCAAATTCATTTGATGGTATGACAAGTTTTGACAGTACATCTTCTACATCAGGAATAAGTCAAGATGGCTATACTGGTGGAGATTTAGTTGGTATTAGAATCGATCAGAGTGGTACTTTAGTTGGTTCATTCTCGAATGGTAGATCATTTGGTCTTGCTCAAATTGGTATGGCTAAGTTTACAAATAATGAGGGTCTATCAGTTGAGGGTGGAAATATCTTTATTCAAACTGCCAACTCTGGTGACCCGATTATCGGTACAGCTGCAACAGCTGGTCGTGGATTTATTCAGGCAGCAGCTCTAGAGGCTTCAAATGTTGACTTGTCACGTGCGCTTACTCAGCTGATTATTATTCAAAGAGGTTTCCAGGCAAATGGTAAAACAATTACCACGTCTGACCAACTACTTCAGACACTGATTGGACTTAAAAACTAATATAGGTTTTTAATCCATATCCTCTTCCCACGCTGTGCGTGGGGATTCTTTCAACAAATAATTTTTTCGATATAATTCCTTTAATATTTCACAAGGAATTTTTATGCAATTCTCCGCTCCATTAAAATCAAACTCAAAAAAAGTAATGTTACTAGGTTCAGGTGAACTTGGAAAAGAAGTAGCTATCGAAGCTCAAAGATTAGGTCTTGAAGTCGTAGCCGTTGACAGATACCAAAATGCACCCGCTCATCACGTTGCTCACCGCTCGTATGTTGTAAATATGCAAGATAAAGATGCTCTTTTAGAGATTATTTACCGTGAAAAACCTGATTACATTTTACCTGAGATTGAAGCTATTTCTATAGATGCTTTATTTGCAGCTGAAGATAAAGGTTATAACGTAATACCAAACGCGAGTGCAGTTAGTAAGACTATGAACCGTAAAAATATTCGTACATTCGCAGCAGAAGTTCTTGGACTTAAAACTGGTCCTTATGAGTTTGTAACTACTGAAGATGGACTTAGAGAAGCATCTAAGCGAATGGGTTATCCTTGTGTTATCAAGCCTGTTATGAGTTCTTCTGGTCATGGACAAAGCGTGTTGAAGTGTGAAGAAGATGTTCCTAAGTCTTGGGAAATTGCAAAAGAAGCTCGTGGAGATGCTAGTGAGTTAATCGTTGAAGCATTTGTTGATTTTGATTATGAGATTACAATGCTTACAGCTAGAAACGGAAAAGAAACAGTTTATTGTGAGCCAATTGGTCATGAGCAAAGAGATGGTGACTATGTTTTCTCATGGCAACCAATGCAGATGAGCGAAATCGCAAAACAAAAATCACAAGAGATGGCTAAAACTATAACTGATGGTCTTGGCGGTCGCGGTCTTTTTGGAGTTGAACTATTCATCAAAGGGGACGATGTTTATTTCTCAGAAGTAAGCCCACGTCCACATGATACCGGAATGGTTACTCTTATTACTCAGTCTCAAAGTGAATTTGCTCTGCATCTACGCGCTGTGCTTGGTCTCCCTTTAGGTTTTACATTTTATGGTGATGGCGCATCTGCAGCTTTTAAATCAGAAAAGCATAACTTCGCTCCTGTAGTTGATGTTGATGAGAGCCTCTTTAGTGATAACTCTTTTGTGAGAGTTTTCTCAAAACCAGAATCTCACAAAGGGAGAAGACTTGCAGTAGCACTTGTGTTTGATAAAGTTGAAAGTGCTTTGGAAAAAGCTCGTGAACTGATTAAAAAAGTAAGTGACGCATAAGTGATAAGAACTAAAGTTCAATGCAGGGAGGCACTAAATGCCGAGTCGTAAGATTGTTTTATTAGATGCGCTTACTTTTGGAGATACGGACTTAAGTTCATTTGAGAGTTTAGGTGATGTTGAAGTTTATCAAACTACATCTCCAGGTGAGGTTCTAGAACGCATAACAGACGCAGATGTTATAGTAACAAACAAAGTAGTTATAGATGATAAGCTTATGGAATCTGCTACGAGTCTAAAACTTATCTGTATTGCTGCTACAGGCATGAACAATATTGACCTAGAAGCTGCGAAAAAGCGAAATATTGAAGTTAGAAATGTAGCTGGATATTCAACTGACTCAGTTATTCAACATACTTTTTCAATGCTTTTTTATCTAATGGCTCACTCTAGATATTATGATGAGTATGTAAAAAGTGGAGCATATTCAAAAAGTCCAGTTTTTACAGATGTGTCAAAATCATTTTTTCAGATCAAAGGTAAAAAGTGGGGAATCATAGGTCTTGGTTCAATCGGTCGTGGTGTTGCAAATATAGCTTCTGCATTTGGCGCGGAAGTTTCTTACTACTCAACTAGTGGAGTAAATAGAACTGAGGACTATCAACGTGCCAGTATAGATGAACTTTTAAAGAGTTGCGATATCATCTCTATTCATGCACCGCTAAACGAGAAAACTAACAATCTTTTAGACTATGAACAGTTGTTAACTTGTAAAGATGGAGCCATAGTTTTAAACCTAGGACGAGGTGGAATCATCAATGAAGACGCTATTGCAAAGATTATTGATGAGAAAAATATATCTTTTGGTTTAGATGTTTTAAATCACGAACCAATGCTCCCTAATCATCCACTATCAAGTGTGAAGAACAAAGATAATCTTTATATTACTCCTCATATCGCTTGGGCATCAGTTGAAGCTAGAGATACTCTTATCGCATCAGTTGTTGAGAATATTTCATCACTGAATTAGCTCTTTTCTTCTCTGCATTCCTTGCAGCTACAATCTTTCCTTTTTCATCTGAAGTAGCATTTGTTGCTGCTTTGGCAAATGATATGCCTGTTTTAAATGCAATGGTTTTTGCATCAAGCGGGAATGTGTTAGCTATCATAGTAAACTACTGGCTAGGGTTCTGGCTTTATGAGAAAACTAAAAACAAACTTTCATCTTCAAAAACCGGAACAAAGAGTTTAGAGTATGGACATAAGCATGGATATTTTATACTTTTGTTTACATGGCTTCCTGTCATAGGAGACCCGCTAACACTAGTTGCAGGTGTTCTTAGACTCAAGTTTGTTTGGTTTCTTATAGTAGCCGGTAGCCTAAGAATTGCAAGGTATTACTTTCTAACTCTTGTGGTATAATAAATATCATGAAAGCTCTTTTACTATTAGTAATCTTTATATTTACTCTCCTCAGTGCAGCCGAAAAGCCATCAGAGAAAGTATCTCTGCAACTTATGTGGTTAGATCAGTTCCAATTTGCCGGATACTACATGGCAAAAGAAAAAGGTTTCTATAAAGAAGTTGACTTAGATGTTGATATAAAAAAGTTCAAATATAGCATGGACTCGGTTGAAGAAGTTCTAAATGGAAGAGCTACTTATGGTATCGGTCGTTCAGGTCTCATCAAATCACGTTCTGAAGGTAAAAAGATAGTGCTTTTATCTGCTATTTTTCAATCCTCTCCTTTTATGTTAGTTAGTCTAGCATCCTCAAATATTAACAGTGTAAAAGACTTTGCAACCAAAAGACTAATGCTTACAAAGGATGCAGTTGAATCTGCATCTATTCGTGCAATGATAATGTCAAGCGGTGCAGATGAAAGTGAGATGATTTTTAAAGAACATAATTTTGACTTTGAAGAGCTACTCGATGGAAGTGTTGACCTTTATGCTGGATATACTTCAAATGAGATATATATATTAGAAAAAAGAGGCATACCATATAAGATTTTTTCCCCAAAAAATGAAGGTTTTGATTTTTACAGTGACATACTCTTCACCTCAGAAAAAGAGTTTCAAGTTAACCCTCAAAGAGTAGAGAAGTTTAAAAAAGCTTCACTAAAAGGTTGGGAATATGCTTTTGACAATATTGATGAAACAGTTAAATTAATACATAAAAAATATAACCCACAAAACAAGACTATAGATGCACTTCTCTTTGAAGCGATAGAGTTGAAAAAACTTGCCTACACAGATGAGAGTAAACTTGGAGATATTAGTGAAAAAAAAATACTAAGAATCTTTGATGTATACAAGATTATGGGACTTGCAAAAAATACTATTGACGTCCATGAGTTGGTAATTTATAATAGTTCAAATGTTATTAGTGCAAAAGAGCAACAGTATTTAAAAAGTAAAAAAGAGATAAGGATATGTGTGTTGCCTTCATATTTGCCATATAGTGGCATTGAAGATGATAAATATGTCGGAATAGGTGCAGGAGTGCTCGAGATTGTAAGCAAACATATACCCGTTCCATTTAAGCTTGTAAAAACTAAATCATGGAAAGAATCAATTGAAAAAGCAAAAAATAGAGAGTGTGATTTACTTCCTGTTATGCAAGCTACTCCTTCTAGGGGGGAGTATTTTAAATTTACAGATGCCTACTATGAAGATCCGTTAGTCGTTGTAACTAACAAATCTCAAAACTACATACTAGATATAAAAACTGTTTTGGATAAAGAGTTTTCTGTTGTCTCCGGAGTCTCTTTTATAGAAGTTTTACGAGATAAATATCCAGGAATTAAACTAAATGTAGTTCCTTCCA
Protein-coding regions in this window:
- the purT gene encoding formate-dependent phosphoribosylglycinamide formyltransferase — translated: MQFSAPLKSNSKKVMLLGSGELGKEVAIEAQRLGLEVVAVDRYQNAPAHHVAHRSYVVNMQDKDALLEIIYREKPDYILPEIEAISIDALFAAEDKGYNVIPNASAVSKTMNRKNIRTFAAEVLGLKTGPYEFVTTEDGLREASKRMGYPCVIKPVMSSSGHGQSVLKCEEDVPKSWEIAKEARGDASELIVEAFVDFDYEITMLTARNGKETVYCEPIGHEQRDGDYVFSWQPMQMSEIAKQKSQEMAKTITDGLGGRGLFGVELFIKGDDVYFSEVSPRPHDTGMVTLITQSQSEFALHLRAVLGLPLGFTFYGDGASAAFKSEKHNFAPVVDVDESLFSDNSFVRVFSKPESHKGRRLAVALVFDKVESALEKARELIKKVSDA
- a CDS encoding D-2-hydroxyacid dehydrogenase; the encoded protein is MPSRKIVLLDALTFGDTDLSSFESLGDVEVYQTTSPGEVLERITDADVIVTNKVVIDDKLMESATSLKLICIAATGMNNIDLEAAKKRNIEVRNVAGYSTDSVIQHTFSMLFYLMAHSRYYDEYVKSGAYSKSPVFTDVSKSFFQIKGKKWGIIGLGSIGRGVANIASAFGAEVSYYSTSGVNRTEDYQRASIDELLKSCDIISIHAPLNEKTNNLLDYEQLLTCKDGAIVLNLGRGGIINEDAIAKIIDEKNISFGLDVLNHEPMLPNHPLSSVKNKDNLYITPHIAWASVEARDTLIASVVENISSLN
- the flgE gene encoding flagellar hook protein FlgE is translated as MLKSLFSGVSGLQSHQVAMDVESNNIANVNTTGFKYSRANFSDLLAQTKAIATAPQGALGGKNPVQVGLGSTISSMTRIFSQGSVQNSDKNTDVAIQGDGFYIVSPDGGNTYKYTRAGDFKFDAGGNFVDNNGFVTQGWLRDPISGKVDSTAPITDINIPPGLTTPASASQEVVLKANLNSGPNVESFSPAYEIKTGTTNVQPAAIDANGNAISAGNIGVMFNEVGEAFSLQQDQGVWVSFLSSSLTAGTVIANTAMDITFNIDPELGIAGNAVNITAAAGATVAETANNYVSAINAQTAITGITASVDASQVITLINNNGSSSASHNINLATVTSGSGLATGTSTTAHRYQYNTSSAASLAGGDKTFTSMADLRKWMEDEANNQGGATNGITIAVNDAGKFVIQNPNSGVDDYDMNLKVTAYTNKTSGSVVTSNTRFTRNMEAMNSVLPKASGGQAFSQSFNAATHSSSIDIFDSLGSKHTLRMEFRKTALDTSTGSSWAMLVSVPAPATIDTTAPLDEKTGSIRFNNDGSLATYNPPNISFSGNNGSAPDQQVSLSFGTANSFDGMTSFDSTSSTSGISQDGYTGGDLVGIRIDQSGTLVGSFSNGRSFGLAQIGMAKFTNNEGLSVEGGNIFIQTANSGDPIIGTAATAGRGFIQAAALEASNVDLSRALTQLIIIQRGFQANGKTITTSDQLLQTLIGLKN
- a CDS encoding YqaA family protein, giving the protein MFPFSSEVAFVAALANDMPVLNAMVFASSGNVLAIIVNYWLGFWLYEKTKNKLSSSKTGTKSLEYGHKHGYFILLFTWLPVIGDPLTLVAGVLRLKFVWFLIVAGSLRIARYYFLTLVV
- a CDS encoding ABC transporter substrate-binding protein, whose protein sequence is MKALLLLVIFIFTLLSAAEKPSEKVSLQLMWLDQFQFAGYYMAKEKGFYKEVDLDVDIKKFKYSMDSVEEVLNGRATYGIGRSGLIKSRSEGKKIVLLSAIFQSSPFMLVSLASSNINSVKDFATKRLMLTKDAVESASIRAMIMSSGADESEMIFKEHNFDFEELLDGSVDLYAGYTSNEIYILEKRGIPYKIFSPKNEGFDFYSDILFTSEKEFQVNPQRVEKFKKASLKGWEYAFDNIDETVKLIHKKYNPQNKTIDALLFEAIELKKLAYTDESKLGDISEKKILRIFDVYKIMGLAKNTIDVHELVIYNSSNVISAKEQQYLKSKKEIRICVLPSYLPYSGIEDDKYVGIGAGVLEIVSKHIPVPFKLVKTKSWKESIEKAKNRECDLLPVMQATPSRGEYFKFTDAYYEDPLVVVTNKSQNYILDIKTVLDKEFSVVSGVSFIEVLRDKYPGIKLNVVPSRKEGILGVKNGKYYGHIDLMMAAAYYMQHYSSVDLKISGQFEDNVKISFGIRNDDEMLFEIFEKIVKNLKPSDVQKVLNEWVSINYTNGSNYEYIKKIFILMFVLTAVFLYRQYLLNKKNQELEKLQGELVELNKSLESKIADAVSEIVKKDAYLLHQSRLAQMGEMLSMIAHQWKQPLSSISAMQIAIRMALELEKYDLNNEKQRAEFIEFLHQKLDKIGANTQNLSQIISDFSDFYKPNKKSEVMLLDNVIIKSCNLVQDNMDVNSIRMSLDLHSELLLRLHENEFMQVILNILSNAKDQLLNKNIENARIKLRSFDKDKSAILEISDNAGGIDESIISHIFDPYFSTKLEKNGTGLGLYMSKNIIEDYHNGSISVKNDKDGAVFVIKIQSEEI